A DNA window from Microcystis aeruginosa NIES-843 contains the following coding sequences:
- a CDS encoding ribonuclease Z, with translation MEITFLGTSSGVPTRSRNVSSIALRLPQRAEIWLFDCGEGTQHQLLRSDLKSSQIRRIFITHMHGDHIFGLMGLLASIGLAGSAQDIDIYGPPGLGDYLRACAKYSYTNLANRVRVHAISPGILYEDEEFTVSCQLLKHRIPAHGYRIAEKDRPGRFDVEKANALGIPPGPIYGKLKKGETVTLPDGSKIRGQSLCGETEIGRKIAYCTDTIFCEGSIELAQNADVLIHEATFAHQDAGLAFESVHSTSTMAAQVALAAQVKLLLMTHFSPRYLPGNSLDISNLLEEARAIFPNTKLAYDFLTYEVPRNRQEMALGVK, from the coding sequence GTGGAGATTACTTTTTTAGGAACCAGTTCTGGGGTTCCCACTCGTTCCCGTAATGTCTCTAGTATCGCCCTTCGTTTGCCGCAACGGGCGGAAATATGGCTGTTTGACTGTGGAGAAGGAACTCAACACCAGTTACTGCGTAGCGACCTGAAAAGTTCCCAAATCCGACGCATTTTTATCACCCATATGCACGGGGATCATATCTTTGGTTTAATGGGATTGTTAGCCAGTATCGGATTAGCCGGTTCTGCTCAGGATATTGACATCTACGGACCCCCCGGACTAGGGGACTATCTGCGTGCTTGTGCTAAGTATTCCTATACTAATTTAGCCAATCGGGTGCGTGTCCATGCCATTTCCCCTGGCATACTCTACGAAGATGAAGAATTTACCGTCTCCTGTCAGCTATTAAAACATCGTATTCCCGCCCACGGTTATCGCATCGCCGAAAAAGACCGTCCTGGACGTTTTGATGTGGAAAAAGCCAACGCTTTAGGTATTCCCCCCGGACCAATTTACGGCAAGCTGAAAAAAGGGGAAACTGTCACCCTTCCCGATGGCAGCAAAATTCGCGGTCAGTCCCTCTGCGGAGAAACGGAAATCGGCCGTAAAATTGCCTATTGTACCGATACTATTTTCTGTGAAGGTTCGATCGAATTGGCACAGAATGCAGATGTGCTAATTCATGAGGCGACTTTTGCACACCAAGATGCCGGGTTAGCCTTTGAAAGTGTTCACTCCACTTCGACGATGGCAGCCCAAGTGGCCTTGGCAGCCCAGGTAAAATTGTTATTAATGACCCATTTTAGTCCCCGTTATCTACCGGGTAATTCTCTGGATATTTCCAATCTGTTAGAGGAAGCGCGGGCGATTTTTCCTAACACTAAATTAGCCTACGATTTCCTCACCTACGAAGTCCCCCGCAACCGTCAAGAAATGGCCTTAGGAGTTAAATAA
- a CDS encoding fasciclin domain-containing protein produces MADIVDIAVSADNFKTLVTAVQAANLVDALKSPGPFTVFAPTDEAFAKLPPGTITTLVQNIPQLTRILTYHVVAGKYMQEDLAKLAVVTSLEGSPIPVDCSEGFEVKNATVVAGNIEADNGVIHVIDTVILMG; encoded by the coding sequence ATGGCAGATATTGTCGATATTGCGGTCAGTGCCGATAATTTTAAAACTCTAGTGACGGCGGTACAAGCCGCTAATCTTGTGGATGCCCTAAAAAGTCCTGGCCCGTTCACGGTTTTTGCCCCCACCGATGAAGCTTTTGCCAAATTGCCCCCCGGGACGATTACAACCCTAGTGCAGAATATCCCCCAATTAACCCGAATTCTCACCTATCACGTCGTTGCGGGCAAATATATGCAGGAAGATTTGGCAAAATTGGCTGTAGTGACTTCTCTAGAGGGTTCACCGATTCCCGTCGATTGTAGCGAAGGTTTTGAGGTGAAAAATGCCACGGTGGTCGCGGGTAATATCGAGGCAGATAATGGCGTGATCCACGTCATCGACACGGTGATCCTGATGGGTTAG
- the argF gene encoding ornithine carbamoyltransferase, which yields MVATLKGRDVLRITDMSSEEISALLNLSAQLKAGTLNPSCKKVLGLLFYKASTRTRVSFTVAMYQLGGQVIDLNPSVTQVGRGEPLADTARVLDRYLDILAVRTFKQEDLEAFANYSRIPIINALTDLEHPCQILADLQTIQETFQTLRGINLTYVGDGNNVANSLLLGGALMGLNVRVASPANYQPDGEIVASAKAIGEKTGSKILITDDPVTAVKDSQVVYTDVWASMGQESLADARIPIFQPYQVNEQLMSHADKDAIILHCLPAHRGEEITDGAIEGVQSKVWEQAENRMHAQKALMVSLLGLI from the coding sequence ATGGTAGCCACTTTAAAAGGACGAGATGTTTTAAGAATAACCGACATGAGTAGCGAAGAAATCAGCGCCCTACTCAATCTATCGGCACAGCTTAAAGCTGGCACTCTTAACCCTAGCTGCAAAAAAGTCTTAGGATTGCTATTTTATAAAGCTTCCACCAGGACCAGGGTTTCCTTTACCGTCGCCATGTACCAGTTAGGGGGACAGGTGATCGATCTTAATCCCAGTGTAACCCAAGTGGGGCGCGGGGAGCCCTTAGCCGATACAGCCCGGGTACTCGATCGCTATCTCGATATTCTCGCGGTTCGCACCTTTAAACAAGAGGATTTAGAAGCTTTTGCCAATTACTCGCGCATCCCGATTATCAACGCTTTAACGGATTTAGAACATCCCTGCCAGATATTAGCCGATTTACAGACTATCCAAGAGACTTTTCAGACTTTACGGGGAATTAACCTCACCTATGTGGGGGATGGTAATAATGTCGCTAATTCTCTCCTCTTGGGGGGCGCTTTGATGGGGTTAAATGTGCGAGTTGCCTCCCCCGCAAACTATCAACCAGATGGGGAAATTGTCGCCAGCGCCAAGGCTATTGGCGAGAAAACTGGTAGTAAAATCTTAATTACCGACGATCCCGTTACCGCAGTAAAAGACTCTCAGGTGGTCTATACTGATGTCTGGGCAAGTATGGGACAAGAAAGCCTCGCTGATGCCCGAATTCCCATTTTTCAGCCCTACCAAGTCAACGAACAGCTAATGAGTCACGCTGACAAAGACGCGATTATTCTCCATTGTTTACCTGCTCACCGGGGCGAAGAAATTACCGACGGGGCGATCGAGGGTGTACAATCAAAAGTCTGGGAACAAGCGGAAAATCGGATGCACGCCCAAAAAGCTTTAATGGTGAGTTTATTGGGATTAATCTAG
- a CDS encoding tubulin-like doman-containing protein: MPAAVEEKSMVPTVLVGIGGTGNEILSRLRRLIEESYGSLSNFPIVSFLVVDTDKDYKISNPEAAGSAFKDNEKHWSRVSGKQVQEMVSDMDRYPWINSWFPPELERNITSLEAGAGQIRACGRFALFCNYHEIQRKFLDAVRRVKGQENFMLDRYGIKVNNTAINVFTTGSLNGGTGSGMLIDIGYCIRNWLRGESSPLSTAIVPTPEAFAGISVGDRVLANGYAALMELNYFSDYRTEYHQQFSSGLVDEVVSKLPPFDFTYLVGTKNGEGDFKLGQIREMIAQNIFLDMTSDFAPHKRSIRDNIKGSWAQADPGGRGYPKQFMSFGLSTIEIPIAQIRASLSERLAKDLINWWLNDSVILPAQMLDLVRGDILKRMRLSEVELIMDLCADKDRSLIAIISQWTNETRQEINQDNWLSCTKQGVNILGNEQGKILQFINDYLTPRVEEFKRNHLLELSPDERLHGDYLKKIYSNRDEIIQRGKKSLEMEFYNILEDRNRGVKFAESFIVSVRQIFTDIAEKFRRDQEQVWSQNESKRQREYDTALAEINDLKDKIHISKKDKMEEYCEQALTGLEGHLMANIQRKTRGAGVEVINRLLEHLNQLESRFNRFRQKLIQSRNLFNLQANQQIDSADALLINGIKLFDRQELNGLYQDFIEQFASGIVGSKNAYDTGMDNLCLPLSEEILKQSSPLWKETRRADENMRLFDITEIADIRQGDFQQVILNQANQLLQNAPASSQIQQELAACDRLLKIYNNDAEIINNLRIAYQKSRPLIMLNPAVLRGKDAGFTPQLNQNVALIGGRNTSNPAAQKIIPKLREFIANEDDIKPLGDVEKHRLVFVQEIGGFSLRCLEGMRELRQSYQDWKGEFILAKRAQQMGENRDLPIPVHIQKEPPFWDVFPEDPSIYQLVVTARALKVLFPEVNRVTNEKTIRYEIKTATGLKKVDIATSWEDAVQVLEVKACREDKEKIQSQVTAKLQAAATPEKKQALYRTFIEYLQQRSEELTGGKDSTEYKREDAIILQLIDNYKLDSGGEIPLSSVTEVVNPALIICGNCGHKNPPSSNFCSKCGAKLVK; the protein is encoded by the coding sequence ATGCCAGCAGCAGTAGAAGAAAAAAGCATGGTTCCCACGGTTTTAGTGGGTATTGGTGGCACGGGTAACGAAATTTTATCGCGATTGCGTCGCTTAATCGAGGAAAGTTATGGCAGTTTGAGCAATTTTCCGATTGTCAGTTTTTTGGTGGTTGACACGGATAAGGATTATAAAATCAGTAATCCTGAAGCTGCCGGCAGTGCTTTTAAAGATAACGAGAAACACTGGTCCCGGGTGAGTGGAAAACAGGTACAGGAGATGGTATCTGACATGGATAGATATCCCTGGATTAATAGTTGGTTTCCCCCGGAATTAGAGAGAAATATTACTTCCCTGGAAGCGGGAGCGGGACAAATTCGCGCCTGTGGCCGTTTTGCTTTATTTTGTAATTATCATGAGATCCAAAGGAAATTTCTGGACGCGGTGAGACGGGTAAAAGGACAAGAAAACTTTATGCTTGATCGCTATGGAATTAAAGTTAATAATACTGCTATTAATGTCTTTACTACGGGGTCTTTAAACGGTGGTACGGGTAGCGGAATGTTAATCGATATAGGCTACTGTATCCGTAATTGGTTGCGAGGGGAAAGTAGTCCTTTGAGTACGGCAATTGTTCCCACTCCTGAAGCATTTGCGGGGATTAGTGTCGGCGATCGAGTTTTGGCTAATGGTTACGCTGCCTTGATGGAATTAAATTACTTTTCTGACTACAGAACCGAATATCATCAACAGTTTAGCAGCGGTTTAGTCGATGAAGTTGTTAGTAAATTACCCCCCTTTGATTTTACCTATTTAGTGGGGACAAAAAACGGCGAAGGTGATTTTAAACTCGGTCAAATTCGGGAAATGATCGCCCAAAATATCTTCCTAGATATGACCTCTGATTTTGCACCCCATAAGCGTTCCATTAGAGATAATATTAAGGGTTCTTGGGCGCAAGCTGACCCTGGGGGTCGCGGTTATCCTAAGCAATTTATGAGTTTTGGGCTATCAACTATTGAAATTCCTATTGCCCAAATTCGGGCCTCTTTATCGGAACGTTTAGCCAAAGATTTAATTAATTGGTGGCTGAATGATTCCGTGATTTTACCCGCTCAAATGTTGGACTTAGTAAGAGGTGATATCCTCAAAAGAATGCGCTTGAGCGAAGTGGAATTAATTATGGATTTATGTGCCGACAAGGATCGCTCTTTAATTGCCATAATCTCCCAATGGACTAACGAAACTCGTCAGGAAATCAATCAAGATAATTGGCTATCCTGTACCAAACAGGGTGTTAATATTTTAGGTAATGAACAGGGAAAAATCCTGCAATTTATTAATGATTATTTAACGCCAAGAGTCGAGGAATTTAAACGCAATCATTTACTAGAATTAAGTCCCGATGAACGGCTGCACGGCGATTACCTGAAAAAGATTTATAGTAACCGGGATGAAATTATTCAACGGGGTAAAAAGTCCCTAGAAATGGAGTTTTATAATATCCTTGAAGATCGAAACCGTGGAGTAAAATTTGCCGAGAGTTTTATTGTTTCAGTACGACAAATCTTCACCGACATAGCAGAAAAATTCCGTCGCGATCAAGAACAGGTTTGGAGTCAAAACGAAAGTAAACGTCAACGAGAATATGATACAGCCTTAGCAGAAATTAATGATCTGAAAGATAAAATTCATATCTCGAAAAAAGATAAGATGGAAGAATATTGTGAACAAGCTTTAACGGGATTGGAAGGTCATTTAATGGCCAATATTCAACGAAAAACCAGAGGTGCAGGAGTAGAGGTTATTAATCGTTTACTGGAACATCTCAATCAATTAGAAAGCCGTTTTAATCGCTTTCGTCAGAAATTAATTCAAAGTCGCAATCTATTTAATCTCCAAGCTAATCAACAGATCGATAGTGCCGATGCTTTGTTGATTAATGGGATTAAATTATTTGACAGACAAGAATTAAATGGTCTTTATCAAGACTTTATCGAACAATTTGCCTCCGGGATTGTCGGCAGCAAAAATGCCTACGATACAGGTATGGATAACCTTTGTTTACCCCTCTCAGAAGAGATTTTAAAGCAATCTAGCCCCCTCTGGAAAGAAACGCGCCGCGCCGATGAAAATATGCGTTTATTTGACATCACCGAGATTGCCGATATTCGTCAAGGAGATTTTCAACAAGTTATCCTAAATCAAGCTAATCAACTCCTACAAAATGCTCCCGCTAGTAGTCAAATTCAGCAGGAATTAGCAGCTTGTGATCGCTTGTTAAAAATTTATAACAACGATGCCGAGATTATCAATAATCTTCGCATTGCCTACCAAAAATCGCGACCCCTAATTATGCTTAATCCTGCGGTTTTGCGGGGAAAAGATGCTGGTTTTACGCCCCAATTAAATCAAAATGTTGCCCTGATTGGAGGAAGAAATACCAGTAACCCAGCAGCCCAAAAAATTATTCCGAAACTGCGGGAATTTATTGCAAACGAAGACGATATTAAACCCTTGGGAGACGTGGAAAAACATCGTCTTGTCTTCGTGCAGGAAATTGGCGGTTTTTCCCTACGCTGTCTCGAGGGAATGAGAGAGTTGCGGCAATCCTATCAAGACTGGAAAGGAGAATTTATTCTCGCTAAACGCGCTCAACAAATGGGTGAAAATCGCGATTTACCCATCCCCGTGCATATCCAAAAGGAACCTCCTTTCTGGGATGTTTTTCCCGAAGATCCGAGTATTTATCAATTGGTGGTGACTGCCCGGGCTTTAAAAGTGCTTTTTCCAGAAGTCAATCGAGTCACTAATGAGAAAACAATTCGCTATGAAATTAAAACCGCAACGGGATTAAAAAAAGTCGATATCGCCACCAGTTGGGAAGATGCGGTACAGGTGTTAGAAGTAAAAGCTTGTCGCGAAGATAAGGAAAAAATTCAAAGTCAGGTGACAGCTAAGTTACAGGCTGCAGCCACCCCCGAGAAAAAACAAGCTTTGTATCGGACTTTCATTGAATATTTACAACAACGTTCCGAGGAGTTGACAGGAGGAAAAGATAGTACAGAATATAAACGGGAAGATGCAATTATTTTGCAGTTAATCGATAACTATAAGTTGGATAGCGGTGGAGAAATTCCTCTTTCTTCGGTGACGGAAGTGGTTAACCCAGCTTTAATTATCTGCGGTAATTGTGGACACAAAAACCCGCCCTCGTCTAATTTTTGTTCTAAGTGTGGGGCAAAATTAGTTAAGTAG